One Falco biarmicus isolate bFalBia1 chromosome 9, bFalBia1.pri, whole genome shotgun sequence genomic region harbors:
- the GPRIN2 gene encoding G protein-regulated inducer of neurite outgrowth 2, which yields MSADSHQLHTHSYQDSLSSTCYSLLNVNSHPLSKSSSSLAYSGQSSLEESQSNKQELKKSHSSTICHTLGNKSDARSPGWSFSQPGMVGLGSVVQTMSDRSGNDNSQSRSKTTNHILIAEESPVSWEVRGTKMCVKSSTVENVSSACIVHQQSMCKTEEPGTTLQRSHSDLTCSCKQQTYVTHVETSAAHSSLSSSCRHDPPMARVSFQTQRYGSETNENTSHYQNLVTHLPVLPRDQKVPTNSFDSSGIPRNTTVYTDPGTFHAAVLGPHMPGNGFSNRTMFSQATGIIHGGLTYGTIPNSAYSPMVMTVHNNSAGACNIRQDPCMKVDATVPAYCHSLPIPSIQLVPRLVCSVSESGKEQAAPGYFHSFSTSDILTYPKLVSSVSESGLDAKRILKCCSIPGEQLQHAQHCAQPERAPPETKAACVALSSQQGADMVMTMKDMWTMTSMNDLTKGLKPAHEFRDAEVQTLPTMECKSVATSPAAAAEGHSHVFPEVNLEQDLEAPKSPVREVRWDDEGMTWEVYGASVDPEVLGLAIQKHLEIQIEQFQTDPAQLAGDSNEEPSSDKMGKKRSFRTMMHSLRYPSCCARSSTAVE from the coding sequence ATGTCAGCTGACAGCCACCAGCTCCACACTCATTCCTACCAGGACTCACTAAGTTCTACTTGTTACAGTCTCTTGAATGTCAATAGTCACCCCCTGTCGAAGAGCTCCTCAAGTCTGGCTTATAGTGGGCAATCAAGTTTAGAGGAAAGTCAAAGCAACAAACAGGAGCTAAAGAAAAGCCACAGTAGCACCATCTGCCATACCCTGGGAAACAAGAGTGATGCAAGGAGTCCTGGGTGGTCCTTCTCACAGCCTGGGATGGTGGGACTTGGATCAGTGGTCCAAACCATGAGCGACCGGTCAGGCAATGACAATTCACAGAGCAGAAGTAAGACTACAAACCATATTCTTATCGCTGAAGAGTCCCCGGTGTCCTGGGAAGTGAGGGGCACTAAGATGTGTGTAAAGAGCAGCACTGTTGAGAATGTTTCTTCAGCCTGCATCGTCCACCAGCAAAGCATGTGTAAAACGGAAGAACCAGGAACGACCCTTCAGAGAAGCCACTCAGACCTAACTTGCAGTTGCAAACAACAGACCTATGTCACTCACGTAGAAACCAGTGCTGCTCACTCCAGCCTAAGTTCTAGCTGCAGGCATGATCCACCAATGGCTAGGGTGTCTTTCCAAACGCAGAGATATGGatcagaaacaaatgaaaatacatctCACTATCAAAACCTTGTGACTCATCTTCCCGTTCTGCCCAGAGACCAAAAAGTACCCACAAACAGCTTTGACAGCAGTGGTATTCCACGTAACACTACTGTTTACACAGATCCTGGAACGTTTCACGCTGCCGTGCTAGGACCCCACatgcctggaaatggtttctcAAACAGGACGATGTTCAGTCAAGCCACTGGGATTATTCACGGTGGTCTGACTTACGGTACTATTCCAAACTCTGCATACTCCCCCATGGTGATGACGGTTCATAACAATTCTGCAGGGGCCTGTAATATACGGCAGGACCCTTGTATGAAGGTAGATGCCACCGTCCCTGCCTACTGCCATTCTTTGCCCATACCATCTATACAACTTGTGCCACGGTTGGTATGCTCGGTTAGCGAGTCAGGAAAAGAGCAGGCAGCACCTGgctattttcattccttttctacTTCAGACATTCTGACATATCCTAAGCTGGTGTCTTCAGTAAGTGAATCAGGCCTGGATGCCAAGAGAATCCTGAAGTGCTGTAGCATTCCTGGAGAACAACTGCAACATGCTCAACACTGCGCTCAGCCAGAGAGAGCTCCTCCAGAAACAAAGGCTGCCTGCGTTGCCCTTAGTAGCCAGCAAGGTGCAGACATGGTAATGACCATGAAGGATATGTGGACTATGACCTCTATGAATGATTTAACCAAAGGATTGAAACCAGCTCATGAGTTTAGAGATGCCGAGGTACAAACCCTTCCAACCATGGAGTGCAAATCCGTGGCAACAAGCCCGGCGGCTGCAGCAGAAGGCCACTCACATGTGTTCCCCGAGGTGAACTTGGAGCAAGACTTGGAGGCCCCCAAATCTCCAGTACGTGAAGTGAGATGGGATGATGAAGGAATGACATGGGAAGTGTATGGGGCATCTGTGGATCCAGAAGTCCTTGGGTTAGCCATTCAAAAACATCTTGAGATTCAAATAGAACAATTCCAGACAGACCCTGCTCAGCTGGCTGGGGACAGTAATGAGGAGCCATCTTCTgataaaatggggaaaaaaaggtcattCAGAACAATGATGCATTCCCTGAGATACCCGAGCTGTTGTGCTCGTTCCAGTACTGCAGTGGAGTGA